GATTGAGGCCGGGGCCACGCGTCTGGGCTTGTCGGGTAGCCGCGCTGTCCTTGACGGCATCGGAGGCTGAAAATCGGGCGGTTCAGGGTTGCGCGCGCCGTGCCCTGAACCGCCCATAGCCGTGCTTTCGGCGCGCATCCACGGCTGACGTGGCATCACGAGCAAGGAGAAGCATGATGCGCCCCGAGGTAACACCTGAACTGATTGAACATGCACGTACGTGGGCTGCCCACGATCCTGATGAGTCTGACCGGGCCACGATCCTTGCGCTCGCTGACGCTGCGCAGGCTGGGGATGAGGAAGCTGCGGCTGATTTGGTGTCGCGTTTTTCTGGCCCGTTGATGTTCGGTACAGCTGGACTTCGGGCAGCGGTAGGTGCGGGGGAGAGCCGCATGAGCCGTGCGGTGGTGATTCGGGCCACAGCTGGGCTGGTTGCCTATTTGACCAAAGAGCTGGGGCAAGCCCCGACTGTCGTTTTGGGTTGTGATGCCCGTCATGGTTCTTCGCAGTTCCTTCGCGATGCAGCGCAGGTGGTTTCTGCAGCTGGGGGTACTGCTCTTGTGCTTCCGGAGAAGCTTCCTACGCCGGTGACGGCGTTCGCGGTTCGCCGTTTGGGGGCTGATGCGGGTGTGATGGTTACTGCATCCCATAACCCGCGGGAGGACAACGGGTACAAGGTGTATTTGGGTGGGCGTGCTGCTCGTGGCGCCGCGGAGGGAGTACAGATCGTTCCGCCTGCTGATAAGGGGATTGCCGAGTGCATCGCAGCTGCTCCTTTCGCTGATGAAGTTCCGCGTGATGAAGCGCGCGTGCAGCACGTTGAGCCAGCGTTGTGGGAGGAGTACGTGAATCGGGCTGCCTCGTTGGCGGTGAGTGATCCTGCACCGATTCGGATTGTGTTGACGCCTATGCATGGTGTTGGTGGTGCGACTGCGGTGGAGGTGTTGCGCCGGGCAGGGTTCACCGACGTTCATGTTGTTCCTGAGCAGGCTGAGCCGGATCCAGATTTCCCGACGGTTGCGTTCCCAAACCCAGAGGAGCCTGGTGCTCTTGATTTGGCGTTGGGGCTGGCTCGGCAGGTAGAGGCGGATGTGGTGATTGCGCTGGATCCGGATGCCGATCGTTGTTCTGTGGGTACCTGTGGTCCTGATGGGTGGCGTCAGCTCACTGGTGATGAGATTGGTGCGTTGCTGGGGGAGCAGGCAGCGGCAGATTCTTCGCGGGTGGGTGACACTTTGGCGAACTCGATTGTCTCGGGTCGGCTGCTTTCTCGCATCGCGCAGGCGCATGGGTTGCAGCATCAGGCCACGTTGACTGGCTTTAAGTGGATTGCGCGTACTGAGGGGCTTCGTTTTGGGTATGAGGAGGCTATTGGGTACTGCACTGATCCGATGGGGGTTCGGGATAAGGATGGCGTAACGGCGGCGGTGCGGGTTGCTTCGCTTGTCTCAGCGTTGGCTAAGCAGGGTCGGAGCCTCTCTGATGCTTTGGATGATCTTGCCCGTGCTCATGGGTTGCACGCGACGGCGCAGTTGTCGTTCCGGGTAGCGGATACGGCGTTGATTGCAGATGCGATGGCTCGGTTGCGCGCGACGCCGCCCAGTGCGTTGGCTGGGTCTGAAGTGAAGCAGGTCGCGGATTTGGCTGACGGGTATGAGGGGTTGGCTCCTACTGATGGCATGTTGTTTATCACTGCCGATAACGACCGGGTGATTGCTCGTCCTTCAGGCACTGAGCCGAAGTTGAAGTGTTACTTGGAGGTTGTGGTACCGGTGAGTGGTGAGCAGGTGCCGCGGGGTGAGGCTGCGCAGCGATTGGCGCTGTTGAAGGAGGACATGCGCGCTGCGGTCGGTTTGTGATCGAGGCGGTGGGGCGGGGTGTCTGTTGTGGGCGTCCTGCCCCACTGTTGTGGGGATGAGGGTGGTTTCTTGGCTATGGGCGGCGCTGCCTGGCCTTGGTGTGCTCGCTTAGACTTGAGGGCATCATGACGAACGATTCTTCGAACTCTGAAATCCTTCCGGTTGTTCCTCGTCTGCGTGTGGCTCCGAGCCCGACGGGTGACCCGCACGTGGGTACCGCCTACATGGCGTTGTTTAATCTGGCGCACGCGCGTAAGCACGGTGGTGACTTTGTGCTGCGGATCGAGGATACGGATCGCTCGCGGTATCGAGAGGATTCTGAGCAGCAGATTTATGACACGTTGGACTGGTTGGGGTTCACGTGGAGTGAAGGGCCAGACAAGGGCGGTCAGTATGCGCCGTACCGTCAGTCGGAGCGTCTTGATACGTATCGGCCGTATGTTGATCGGTTGATCGAGCAGGGGCATGCTTATTACTGCTGGTGTAGCTCTGAGCGTTTGAAGCAGATGCGTGATGAGCAGGCCAAAACGAAGCAGGCGAACACGGGATATGACCGGCTGTGTTACGGGAAGACTCGTGAGGAGCGTGCGCAGTTGCCGGGGTTCACAGAGACTCCGG
This region of Dermatophilus congolensis genomic DNA includes:
- a CDS encoding phospho-sugar mutase, giving the protein MRPEVTPELIEHARTWAAHDPDESDRATILALADAAQAGDEEAAADLVSRFSGPLMFGTAGLRAAVGAGESRMSRAVVIRATAGLVAYLTKELGQAPTVVLGCDARHGSSQFLRDAAQVVSAAGGTALVLPEKLPTPVTAFAVRRLGADAGVMVTASHNPREDNGYKVYLGGRAARGAAEGVQIVPPADKGIAECIAAAPFADEVPRDEARVQHVEPALWEEYVNRAASLAVSDPAPIRIVLTPMHGVGGATAVEVLRRAGFTDVHVVPEQAEPDPDFPTVAFPNPEEPGALDLALGLARQVEADVVIALDPDADRCSVGTCGPDGWRQLTGDEIGALLGEQAAADSSRVGDTLANSIVSGRLLSRIAQAHGLQHQATLTGFKWIARTEGLRFGYEEAIGYCTDPMGVRDKDGVTAAVRVASLVSALAKQGRSLSDALDDLARAHGLHATAQLSFRVADTALIADAMARLRATPPSALAGSEVKQVADLADGYEGLAPTDGMLFITADNDRVIARPSGTEPKLKCYLEVVVPVSGEQVPRGEAAQRLALLKEDMRAAVGL